A stretch of DNA from Mucilaginibacter daejeonensis:
ACCTTGACCGCGCCATATTCGAGTATTGGATCGAAAAGAACCAATTAGATAAAGTGGCGCTTGCAAACGACCGCGAGCTGACCCAACAACTACGCCTGAAAGCTGAAGAGGCTAAAAAAGCGTTCGCTCATCAAAGCCTGTTCAACGAAAAAATAGGCGAGATCTGGTGCACCCTTAATCGCGATACCTTTGAGGAACTGATCTTGCCAAAGGTTGAGCAGACGATCAACGCTTGCAGGAACGCCCTGGCCGATGCCAAGCTGTCCGTTGGCGATATCGATGAAGTGATCATGGTAGGCGGTTCTACCCGTACTGATCTGGTGAAACGCAAAGTGGCTGAGTTCTTCGGTCGCCCTGTGCATGATGACCTTAATCCTGACGAAGTGGTAGCTCTAGGTGCTGCCATACAGGCCGATATATTAGCGGGTAACCGTAAGGACATACTGTTGCTTGATGTTACTCCGCTCTCATTAGGCATCGAGACCATGGGTGGTTTGATGGATGTGATCATTCCGCGTAACTCCAAAGTACCCACCAAGGCCGGCCGCCAGTATACCACCTCGGTGGATGGACAGGTGAACATGAAGATATCGGTTTACCAAGGCGAACGCGACCTGGTAAAAGAGAACCGCAAGCTGGCCGAATTCGACCTAAAAGGTATCCCGGCTATGCCAGCAGGTTTCCCGAAAGTTGATATCAACTTCTTACTTAATGCTGATGGCATATTGAAAGTACAAGCCATTGAGCTTAGGTCGGGCACCAAGCAGGAGGTTGATGTGAAGCCGGCTTACGGTATAACTGACGAGCAGGTAGAACAAATGCTGATGGATAGCATCACTCACGCTAAAGACGACGTGAGCCAGCGCATGGTGATCGAGGCTCGCACCGAAGGTGAGCAAATGGTGTATACAGCTGAACGCTTCATCCAAAAACATGGCGAATTGCTTACTGTAGCCGAAGTTGCCGAGACCCATACTTACATTCAGGCCTTGAAAGAGGTACTGACCAGCGGCGATAAAGACCTTATCCTGAAAAAGGTAGACGAGCTGAACAACCTGACACGCCCCTACGCTGAACGTGTGATGGACCAGGCCATCAGCACCGCCATGAAAGGCAAAAGCATTGACGAGTAATACTGAGACGCCAGGTAACGAAAGACCACCGCGTTTGCTTGTTAGTCAATGTGGATATGGCGGCTTGGAAAAGGACCCGTTGATACAAAAATTGCTTGATGCGCATATCCAGCTAAATCAACACGCCGTAACACTGCTCACCACCCACTTGACCGCCTCTATTGATACAGCATTTGCGGATGTTTTGTAGCGTCACTAAAGGACCTGGGTTTCGCTCATGGTGCTACGCTATCACAAGTGAGCGAACGGATACTTGATATGGGATACCGCCCATGCACACTGGAGTTAGCCATATACATCAGACTAATGTATACAGTACAGCCCGCTGTGAACGACACCATCAACATATCGGCTGCTCCGGCGGGTTCGCTTACAGTCTTATCTTATCCGCTCCATGCTGACGATGAACACCCTAAAGGCTTCTACCTCCGAAATATAGATGGCCAGCTTTGGCTGCGCGGCTATCGCTGCTCTGATGATCATTTATGGTCGCCAGATGATATGTTCTTGTTCAGAAGCTGATCAAGATCGAACAAGCTTATTTATCAGCTATCTCGATCCAAACCGGACCGTGATCACTGGTCTTCTCCCAGCCACGCACTTGCCTATCCACCCCACCCGCTTTCAAACGGCCGGCCGCCTTTGGTCCCAGCAAAAAATGATCGATACGTAAACCTGCGTTGCGGCCGTAAGCGTTCCTGAAATAATCCCAAAACGTATAGATAACCTCGTCTGGATAGAGTTTACGTATCGCATCCACCCAACCCTGATCTAATAGCTTTTGAAAAGCTGCCCTCGTCTCTGGTCTGAACAATGCATCGTCTACCCATCGTTCAGGCTTGTAAACGTCCAGTTCGGTAGGCATCACATTAAAATCGCCTGTGATCACCACAGGCATATCCAGCTCGATCAGCCGTGCCGCATGAGCGATCAACCTGTCGAACCACTTCAACTTGTAATCGAACTTGGGTCCGGGTGCCGGGTTTCCGTTTGGCAGGTAAAGCCCGCAGATCAATACGCCGTTCACCACGCCTTCAATGTACCGGCTATGCAGGTCCTCCTCATCGCCAGGCAGGTCTCGCCTTACCTCCTCTATCTTGGCACCGCGTGTAAGTATAGCCACTCCATTCCAGCTCTTTTGGCCGTGCCATATGGCGTTGTAACCGGCCTCCTGTATGGCGGCTAATGGAAACTTGTCTTGCGGCGCTTTGAGTTCCTGCAGGCAGGCTACATCGGGTTGGGTCTCCTGCAGCCAACGCAGTAATACCGGTAAGCGTCCGTTAACGCCGTTCACATTATAAGTTGCGATCTTCATATCTGTTGTTAAGCAGTTGGTCTATATCATACATTCACTCTAATAAAGAGTTTAAAATACTAAACAAAATACCTACTATGTTGCTTTTTAGGTGTAGTTTACCAAGGTTTTAAATCAATATCTTATGAAGTTCTTATATCGTTTTTTGTTTATGAGCGGTATGGTAGCCTTTGCCTCTATCACCGTGAAAGCCCAAAGTAGCTGGGCTAACCGTAACTTTGCGGGAGCTGCACAGATCCAGGTAGGTTACCGCAATACCGACCTGGGCGAATTGAACACTATCCTGAATCGTAACAACATCCCTTCTTTAAAAGGTAACGACATTTGGTTAGGCCTATCAATGAGCCACATTAAAAACAACTGGGTATTTGAAGATGGTATTGCCATTACGCCTACCTCAAGCGCTGAAGGTAATAACCGCGTTAAGGCCCGTGTTGGCCAGGCCCAATTGTTCCTCCGTGCAGGTTACAACGTGTTAAAGAATGAGAATATGCGTTTCTATCCATTTGCCGGCGTGAACTTAACAGGTTCGATGCTGCGCTTACAGGACAAGAACCGCCAAGACCTGACCAGCGATTTTTCACAGACCATCCTGAACAGCACCGCAAGCAAAACGCTTTACCAGGGCAACTTCGGTATCGATCTGGGCGCTGGCTATGACTACCTGATCAAGATCAAATCAAAGACCACCGACTGCTTTACCGTTGATCGCTACATCCCGATCGGTCTGCGTGCAGGTTACTACATCAATGCGGCCCGCAGCGATTGGAAAGTTGACGACCACGAGTTGAATAACAGTCCGAAGATCACCAAAGGAAGTGCCTTTGTAACATTAGTAGTAGGCTTGGGCTACAACATCAAGAAAACACAATGATCTTATAAAGCTTGATCGCTGTATCGATATATTTGTAGCATACCGCTACGTATGAGATACAAGATCGCTATATTATTGAACGCCGCAATGCTGATCAGCATTGCGGCGTTCTCGCAATCGTTCAAATTTGCTTTTGTTACCGATACGCATATCGGTAACCCCACCGCACCTGACGACCTTCGCCGAACGGTCAAAGATATCAACGCCAACAAAGATCTCAAATTTGTGGTGATCACGGGCGATATCACCGAATTCGGTTCTGACAATGAGCTCAAGCTTGCTAAACAGGTATTGGATAGCTTGGACGTCAAGTACTACATCATTCCAGGCAATCATGATTCTAACTGGTCTGAAAGTGGCAGCAATACCTTTAAGCGTGTTTTTGGTGCCGAGACGTTCGCTTTTGACCACAATGGCTATCGTTTTTGCGCCACCAGCTCAGGCCCTAACATGCGTATGGGGCCCGGCCAGATTCCGCGTGAGAACGTGGTTTGGCTTGATTCGGTGGTAAAGGCAACTCCGCAAAAATTGCCACTGATCTTCCTGAACCACTACCCTCAGGACTCAGCTTTGAATAACTGGTATAACATCATTGACCGCCTCAAGACCCGCAATATCCAACTCATTCTTTGCGGCCATGGGCATGCTAACCACAAGCTTAATTTTGAAGGTATACCTGCCATCATGGGCCGCTCAAACCTCCGTGCAAAAGATAGTATCGGCGGTTATAACATCGTTACCATCGCCGATGGCAAAGCTTCGTTTGAAGAGCGCACTCCTGTGATCGGCAAGAACCGTCCATGGGCAGAGGTGACGCTTGCTGACCACCACTTTGACCAAATGCCCGGCAATTATCCACGGCCGTCCTATGCACGCAACAACCAATTGACGGCGGTAAAACCGGTTTGGACCTACCAGGACCAAAGTGACATTGGTTCGGGCATGGCACTTTTTACAGGCAAAGTGATCTTAACAGATACTAAAGGACTTATCTACGCGCTCGACCGAAATACCGGCAAACGTGCATGGAGCTACGCCACCGGCGGTAAGTTATATTCTACTCCGGCGGTAAAAGGTCGTTATGTCGTGGCAGGATCAAGTGATGATCATATCTATTGCGTTG
This window harbors:
- the xth gene encoding exodeoxyribonuclease III, with the protein product MKIATYNVNGVNGRLPVLLRWLQETQPDVACLQELKAPQDKFPLAAIQEAGYNAIWHGQKSWNGVAILTRGAKIEEVRRDLPGDEEDLHSRYIEGVVNGVLICGLYLPNGNPAPGPKFDYKLKWFDRLIAHAARLIELDMPVVITGDFNVMPTELDVYKPERWVDDALFRPETRAAFQKLLDQGWVDAIRKLYPDEVIYTFWDYFRNAYGRNAGLRIDHFLLGPKAAGRLKAGGVDRQVRGWEKTSDHGPVWIEIADK
- a CDS encoding outer membrane protein assembly factor BamB family protein, whose protein sequence is MRYKIAILLNAAMLISIAAFSQSFKFAFVTDTHIGNPTAPDDLRRTVKDINANKDLKFVVITGDITEFGSDNELKLAKQVLDSLDVKYYIIPGNHDSNWSESGSNTFKRVFGAETFAFDHNGYRFCATSSGPNMRMGPGQIPRENVVWLDSVVKATPQKLPLIFLNHYPQDSALNNWYNIIDRLKTRNIQLILCGHGHANHKLNFEGIPAIMGRSNLRAKDSIGGYNIVTIADGKASFEERTPVIGKNRPWAEVTLADHHFDQMPGNYPRPSYARNNQLTAVKPVWTYQDQSDIGSGMALFTGKVILTDTKGLIYALDRNTGKRAWSYATGGKLYSTPAVKGRYVVAGSSDDHIYCVDANTGKLIWRAATDKAVVASPVIAVNKVLIGSSDGKFRALDLTTGKPVWTFDQVIGFVVTKPLLYQGNVYFGCWNNDFYCLNVNTGALVWKWNNGATSRMLSPAACYPVAAYGRVFIVAPDQYMTAFDASNGKVIWRKKTPKYRVRESIGLSGDSAFVYAKTMDGQVIGVSTRADSMQVDWQAKLQLPYELAPSALIEDNGIVYVPTHSGIVYAVERKSGNTLWSYKVSNSLVNPVTANGKDVFVSTMDGKVVRLSYKK
- the hscA gene encoding Fe-S protein assembly chaperone HscA, whose amino-acid sequence is MAKVSINLATGSLQKEDIIVGIDLGTTNSLVAFIDPDKNPKVINDAGKGVLVPSVVHFDGAGSITVGNEAKQYLVTDPQNTIFSVKRLLGRSYSDIENYKDLFSYRVIDDNTESLVKVKVGDRFYTPIELSGLILKELKDRAEHALKTPVNRAVITVPAYFNDAQRQATRDAGKLAGLDVLRIVNEPTAASLAYGIGLDPEETKTIAVYDLGGGTFDVSILQIQNGIFEVLSTNGDTFLGGDDLDRAIFEYWIEKNQLDKVALANDRELTQQLRLKAEEAKKAFAHQSLFNEKIGEIWCTLNRDTFEELILPKVEQTINACRNALADAKLSVGDIDEVIMVGGSTRTDLVKRKVAEFFGRPVHDDLNPDEVVALGAAIQADILAGNRKDILLLDVTPLSLGIETMGGLMDVIIPRNSKVPTKAGRQYTTSVDGQVNMKISVYQGERDLVKENRKLAEFDLKGIPAMPAGFPKVDINFLLNADGILKVQAIELRSGTKQEVDVKPAYGITDEQVEQMLMDSITHAKDDVSQRMVIEARTEGEQMVYTAERFIQKHGELLTVAEVAETHTYIQALKEVLTSGDKDLILKKVDELNNLTRPYAERVMDQAISTAMKGKSIDE